A single genomic interval of Primulina huaijiensis isolate GDHJ02 chromosome 7, ASM1229523v2, whole genome shotgun sequence harbors:
- the LOC140980709 gene encoding scarecrow-like protein 21 isoform X1: protein MDLNSFRSGSTGSDVSNACYPTVSSLPSRLFESLKFNPRNSPNTHFSTHFDANNLNPYFDSQEQYSSTDNISSNSTLDSHLIRSGGSFYNQHIRNALQQLETALMAPDDEEVTMSEPILAENSESQGRGRGPRPRASDQESQESHSHKSQESHNSRFGNSRNEPDSEGHRKDMEDFTLQGIPRHNLRQLLIACAIALFNHKLDEFEKLVVYARSIVSVSGEPIQRLGAYMIEGLIARKELSGTNIYRALKCDTPDSKDLLSYMHILYEICPYLKFGHMAANGAIAEACKNEDRIHIIDFQIAQGTQWMTLLQALAARPGGAPHVRITGIDDPVSQHARGGGLAAVGGRFAAVSEKFSIPIEFHAVPVYASDITRALLDVRPGEALAVNFPLQLHHTPDESVDVLNPRDGLLRMIKSLSPTVVTLVEQESNTNTAPFLPRFIEALDFYTAMFESIDVTMARDRKERIKVEEQCLARDIVNIIACEGRERVERHELLGKWCLRFTMAGFRQFPLSSYVNSVIRGLLKQYSEHYTLLETDGAMLLGWKDRYLVSASAWH, encoded by the coding sequence ATGGACTTGAATTCTTTCAGAAGTGGTAGCACCGGTTCAGACGTATCCAACGCTTGTTACCCTACTGTTTCCTCTTTACCATCTAGGCTATTTGAATCCTTGAAATTCAATCCAAGAAACTCGCCTAATACACATTTCTCCACTCATTTTGACGCCAATAATCTCAATCCATACTTTGATAGCCAAGAGCAGTACAGTTCAACGGATAATATTTCCTCTAATTCGACGCTGGATAGTCATTTGATTCGTTCGGGTGGATCTTTTTATAACCAGCACATAAGAAATGCTCTGCAGCAGTTGGAGACAGCTCTCATGGCTCCAGATGATGAGGAGGTTACTATGTCGGAACCTATTTTAGCAGAAAATAGTGAATCTCAAGGCAGAGGCAGAGGCCCCAGACCAAGAGCCAGCGACCAGGAATCTCAGGAGTCTCATTCGCATAAATCCCAGGAGTCGCATAATTCCAGGTTTGGCAACTCAAGAAACGAACCTGATTCTGAGGGACACCGCAAAGACATGGAGGATTTTACGCTGCAGGGTATCCCTCGACACAACCTCAGACAGCTGCTTATTGCTTGTGCTATAGCTCTTTTCAATCATAAGTTAGATGAATTTGAAAAATTGGTGGTGTATGCTCGTTCCATTGTGTCTGTCAGTGGAGAGCCGATTCAGCGACTTGGTGCTTACATGATTGAAGGGCTAATAGCGAGAAAAGAATTGTCTGGCACGAACATTTATCGAGCCCTGAAATGCGACACCCCAGATAGCAAGGATTTGCTCTCCTATATGCACATCCTTTATGAAATATGCCCTTATCTGAAATTTGGTCATATGGCTGCCAATGGAGCTATCGCAGAAGCATGCAAGAACGAGGACCGCATCCACATTATCGATTTCCAGATTGCACAAGGGACACAGTGGATGACTCTCTTACAAGCACTTGCAGCACGACCTGGTGGTGCTCCCCACGTCCGAATCACCGGGATTGATGATCCTGTTTCACAACACGCTCGAGGAGGTGGTCTAGCAGCAGTAGGGGGACGATTTGCTGCCGTTTCTGAGAAATTCAGCATCCCCATAGAGTTTCATGCTGTCCCAGTTTATGCTTCGGATATTACTCGAGCATTGCTCGATGTCCGTCCCGGTGAGGCGTTGGCAGTGAATTTTCCCCTGCAGCTCCACCACACACCCGATGAAAGTGTAGACGTGTTGAATCCGAGAGACGGACTTCTTAGGATGATCAAATCACTCTCTCCTACTGTCGTCACACTCGTGGAGCAAGAGTCCAACACAAATACCGCACCTTTTCTTCCAAGATTCATCGAAGCCTTAGACTTTTACACAGCAATGTTTGAGTCAATAGACGTTACCATGGCCAGGGATAGGAAGGAGCGTATTAAAGTAGAGGAACAATGTTTGGCTAGAGATATTGTCAACATCATAGCTTGTGAAGGGAGGGAACGAGTGGAACGACACGAACTTCTGGGAAAGTGGTGCTTGCGATTCACGATGGCTGGTTTTCGACAATTTCCTTTAAGCAGTTATGTGAATTCGGTTATCCGGGGATTGTTGAAACAGTATTCGGAGCATTACACGTTACTGGAGACGGATGGAGCTATGCTATTAGGATGGAAGGATAGGTATCTGGTCTCAGCATCTGCTTGGCACTGA
- the LOC140980709 gene encoding chitin-inducible gibberellin-responsive protein 1-like isoform X2: MAPDDEEVTMSEPILAENSESQGRGRGPRPRASDQESQESHSHKSQESHNSRFGNSRNEPDSEGHRKDMEDFTLQGIPRHNLRQLLIACAIALFNHKLDEFEKLVVYARSIVSVSGEPIQRLGAYMIEGLIARKELSGTNIYRALKCDTPDSKDLLSYMHILYEICPYLKFGHMAANGAIAEACKNEDRIHIIDFQIAQGTQWMTLLQALAARPGGAPHVRITGIDDPVSQHARGGGLAAVGGRFAAVSEKFSIPIEFHAVPVYASDITRALLDVRPGEALAVNFPLQLHHTPDESVDVLNPRDGLLRMIKSLSPTVVTLVEQESNTNTAPFLPRFIEALDFYTAMFESIDVTMARDRKERIKVEEQCLARDIVNIIACEGRERVERHELLGKWCLRFTMAGFRQFPLSSYVNSVIRGLLKQYSEHYTLLETDGAMLLGWKDRYLVSASAWH, encoded by the coding sequence ATGGCTCCAGATGATGAGGAGGTTACTATGTCGGAACCTATTTTAGCAGAAAATAGTGAATCTCAAGGCAGAGGCAGAGGCCCCAGACCAAGAGCCAGCGACCAGGAATCTCAGGAGTCTCATTCGCATAAATCCCAGGAGTCGCATAATTCCAGGTTTGGCAACTCAAGAAACGAACCTGATTCTGAGGGACACCGCAAAGACATGGAGGATTTTACGCTGCAGGGTATCCCTCGACACAACCTCAGACAGCTGCTTATTGCTTGTGCTATAGCTCTTTTCAATCATAAGTTAGATGAATTTGAAAAATTGGTGGTGTATGCTCGTTCCATTGTGTCTGTCAGTGGAGAGCCGATTCAGCGACTTGGTGCTTACATGATTGAAGGGCTAATAGCGAGAAAAGAATTGTCTGGCACGAACATTTATCGAGCCCTGAAATGCGACACCCCAGATAGCAAGGATTTGCTCTCCTATATGCACATCCTTTATGAAATATGCCCTTATCTGAAATTTGGTCATATGGCTGCCAATGGAGCTATCGCAGAAGCATGCAAGAACGAGGACCGCATCCACATTATCGATTTCCAGATTGCACAAGGGACACAGTGGATGACTCTCTTACAAGCACTTGCAGCACGACCTGGTGGTGCTCCCCACGTCCGAATCACCGGGATTGATGATCCTGTTTCACAACACGCTCGAGGAGGTGGTCTAGCAGCAGTAGGGGGACGATTTGCTGCCGTTTCTGAGAAATTCAGCATCCCCATAGAGTTTCATGCTGTCCCAGTTTATGCTTCGGATATTACTCGAGCATTGCTCGATGTCCGTCCCGGTGAGGCGTTGGCAGTGAATTTTCCCCTGCAGCTCCACCACACACCCGATGAAAGTGTAGACGTGTTGAATCCGAGAGACGGACTTCTTAGGATGATCAAATCACTCTCTCCTACTGTCGTCACACTCGTGGAGCAAGAGTCCAACACAAATACCGCACCTTTTCTTCCAAGATTCATCGAAGCCTTAGACTTTTACACAGCAATGTTTGAGTCAATAGACGTTACCATGGCCAGGGATAGGAAGGAGCGTATTAAAGTAGAGGAACAATGTTTGGCTAGAGATATTGTCAACATCATAGCTTGTGAAGGGAGGGAACGAGTGGAACGACACGAACTTCTGGGAAAGTGGTGCTTGCGATTCACGATGGCTGGTTTTCGACAATTTCCTTTAAGCAGTTATGTGAATTCGGTTATCCGGGGATTGTTGAAACAGTATTCGGAGCATTACACGTTACTGGAGACGGATGGAGCTATGCTATTAGGATGGAAGGATAGGTATCTGGTCTCAGCATCTGCTTGGCACTGA